From the Lolium rigidum isolate FL_2022 chromosome 2, APGP_CSIRO_Lrig_0.1, whole genome shotgun sequence genome, one window contains:
- the LOC124690292 gene encoding transcription factor MYB30-like, translating into MGRSPCCEKMGLNRGPWTAEEDMTLIAHIERHGHSNWRALPKQAGLLRCGKSCRLRWINYLRPDIKRGNFTGEEEDAIIQLHAMLGNRWSMIAARLPGRTDNEIKNVWHTHLKKRLESSKPSAAPKRNAKKHAAVITHDGPTTSVPVLPEQPISASATDYAMASSSLESTESFSPDSQEFQIDDSFWSETLAMTVDSSSSVMDAGDPLLAADGASMLSSNADFWVELFMQADDMQNLPQIYT; encoded by the coding sequence ATGGGGAGGTCGCCATGCTGCGAGAAGATGGGGCTCAACAGGGGGCCGTGGACGGCGGAGGAGGACATGACCCTAATCGCTCACATCGAGCGCCATGGGCACAGCAACTGGCGGGCGCTGCCGAAGCAggctgggctgctgcggtgcgGCAAGAGCTGCCGCCTCCGGTGGATCAACTACCTGCGGCCGGACATCAAGCGCGGCAACTtcaccggcgaggaggaagacgccATCATCCAGCTCCACGCCATGCTCGGCAACAGATGGTCCATGATCGCGGCGAGGCTGCCGGGGAGGACGGACAACGAGATCAAGAATGTCTGGCACACGCACCTCAAGAAGCGACTCGAGTCCTCCAAGCCGTCCGCTGCGCCCAAGCGCAACGCCAAGAAGCATGCGGCTGTGATTACGCATGATGGCCCGACGACCTCCGTACCAGTGCTGCCGGAGCAACCCATCTCGGCGTCCGCCACTGACTACGCGATGGCGAGCTCGTCGTTGGAGTCCACGGAAAGCTTCAGCCCGGACTCGCAGGAGTTTCAGATCGACGACAGCTTCTGGTCGGAGACACTGGCAATGACGGTGGACAGTTCCAGTTCCGTGATGGACGCGGGCGACCCCCTGCTGGCGGCGGACGGTGCTTCGATGCTATCGAGCAACGCGGACTTCTGGGTAGAACTGTTCATGCAGGCTGatgacatgcagaatctgccccaGATTTATACCTAG